The proteins below are encoded in one region of Xenopus laevis strain J_2021 chromosome 8L, Xenopus_laevis_v10.1, whole genome shotgun sequence:
- the LOC121397123 gene encoding serine/threonine-protein kinase N2-like — protein MSADEVNIGSTHPENTAEDFPPAVTTEPEVLHLTNCTLQDFTQRGFLGEGGFGKVLHVQHTASKRSYALKILKKQKITTLRDVERILVEKRVALTAAVHPFTVDLHATFQSDHHLFFLMEYVAGGCLRTLLERERKFGQRRTTFYAACTVLAISYLHENGIIHRDLKPENLLLDSNGYIKLADFGLCKDGIGYGDRTRSLTGTYDYMAPEVLSRLPYSRSADWWSLGIVIFEMLVGDLPWMRPSIGVVCPKFLAEDAAILISGLLQLDPWMRLGSSEEDAGELMFHHFFRGIDWLALVQRKLQPPFIPEDVGLSDDGPCYEHLLLTPPSEGSLAIRKEIADAFGSFDYSAI, from the exons ATGTCTGCGGATGAAGTGAACATCGGCTCAACTCATCCAGAAAACACAGCAGAAGACTTTCCACCGGCTGTGACGACGGAACCAGA agttttgcaTTTGACCAACTGCACTCTGCAAGACTTCACCCAACGAGGTTTCCTAGGCGAGGGCGGATTTGGGAAG GTTCTCCATGTGCAACACACGGCATCAAAAAGATCGTATGCCCTGAAGatcctaaaaaaacagaagaTCACCACCTTAAGGGATGTTGAAAG GATTTTGGTCGAGAAACGGGTCGCTCTCACAGCAGCTGTCCACCCCTTCACCGTGGATCTACATGCCACCTTCCAGTCAGACCACCATCTCTTCTTCCTCATGGAGTATGTCGCTGGAGGCTGCTTAAGGACTCTCCTGGAGAGGGAACGTAAATTTGGACAACGGAGGACTAC GTTCTATGCTGCGTGCACAGTGCTGGCCATCTCCTATTTGCACGAAAATGGTATCATACACCG AGATCTCAAGCCGGAAAACCTGCTCTTAGACAGCAACGGGTACATCAAACTGGCTGATTTCGGACTATGCAAAGACG GAATTGGCTATGGGGACAGAACACGCAGCCTGACTGGAACCTATGACTACATGGCTCCCGAAGTCCTCTCCAGGCTGCCGTATTCAAGATCTGCAGATTGGTGGTCTCTGGGCATCGTGATCTTCGAGATGCTAGTCGGGGAC CTACCATGGATGAGACCATCTATTGGCGTCGTCTGCCCAAAGTTCCTGGCTGAGGATGCAGCTATTTTAATATCAGGG ctTTTACAGTTGGACCCATGGATGCGGCTGGGCTCCAGCGAGGAAGATGCAGGTGAACTAATGTTTCATCATTTCTTTCGA GGCATTGACTGGCTGGCTTTGGTACAGAGAAAATTGCAGCCCCCATTCATACCGGAGGATGTTGGACTTTCCGACGATGGACCCTGTTATGAACATCTACTTCTAACACCTCCCTCCGAGGGTTCCTTGGCAATAAGAAAAGAGATCGCCGATGCCTTTGGGAGCTTCGATTATTCCGCAATATAG